In Erythrolamprus reginae isolate rEryReg1 chromosome 10, rEryReg1.hap1, whole genome shotgun sequence, one DNA window encodes the following:
- the ARL6IP4 gene encoding ADP-ribosylation factor-like protein 6-interacting protein 4: MAHSQAKKRRRSRSDSRSRRDKEEEKKKRKSSKDSRERRSRSPASKKESEPQEFRASLSSSKDVKKKKRTKKKRKRKASSSSSETGSSSSSSSSSKSASSSSGSSDESGDEKAKSDKKKQRRKKGSRGKDKKRKKRKEKKKKRKKAKKEKGKEDGGSKKEEAPGPSLDQWQKEAGSDSGPALTDEQKFRIQAMKPMTKEEWDARQSVIRKVLDPETGRMRLIKGDGEILEEIVTKDRHKEINKQATRGDGHAFQMKMGMSQ; this comes from the exons ATGGCTCACAGCCAGGCTAAGAAACGCAGGAGGAGTCGAAGCGATTCCCGGAGCCGACGAgacaaggaggaagagaagaaaaagaggaagagcagcaaagattctCGAGAGAGGAGAAGCCGATCCCCGGCGAGCAAAAAAGAATCTGAACCCCAGGAATTCAGGGCGAGTTTATCCTCTTCCAAAGACG tgaaaaagaagaagagaacgaAGAAGAAACGGAAGAGGAAGGCCAGCTCCTCTTCCTCCGAGACcggctcttcttcctcctcctcctcctcttccaaatCGGCCTCCTCTTCCAGCGGCTCTTCGGACGAGTCCGGCGACGAAAAGGCCAAGTCCGACAAGAAGAAGCAGCGGAGGAAGAAAGGGTCCCGCGGGAAAGACAAGAAGCGAAAAAAacggaaagagaagaagaagaagaggaagaaagccaagaaggagaagggaaaagaggaCGGGGGGAGTAAGAAGGAGGAGGCCCCCGGCCCTTCGCTGGACCAGTGGCAGAAGGAGGCTGGCTCGGATTCTGGACCTG CCCTCACGGACGAGCAGAAATTCCGCATCCAGGCCATGAAGCCGATGACCAAAGAGGAGTGGGACGCCCGGCAGAGCGTCATACGGAAAGTCCTCGACCCCGAAACCGGACGGATGAG GCTTATTAAGGGTGACGGGGAGATTTTGGAGGAGATCGTCACGAAAGACAGGCACAAAGAAATAAACAAG CAAGCCACGCGGGGCGACGGACATGCCTTCCAGATGAAAATGGGAATGTCGCAGTAG
- the OGFOD2 gene encoding 2-oxoglutarate and iron-dependent oxygenase domain-containing protein 2, producing MERGVLGPGRGRFLACACFLTDNLFVERYSLHLRYLGDPEQLRREFGPVLRQRGCRSDEDFAAVLREVENEVQRRKELYHLSRERKAIISQNYRPKHPQLYILQESFFNPEFLETIKYCTSQNADLQGLLRHVEFLSDKRIYRLPIFTKEFCEAFVEELEHFEQSEMPKGRPNSMNHYGVLLNELGLDETFLTPLREKYLQPLTALLYPDCGGSCLDSHKAFVVKYAVREDLDLQTHYDNAEVTLNVCLGKEFTEGSLYFAEFKQDAKPVPNYLEVEHLLFHGLLHRGGQLHGALPIASGERRNLIIWMRSSAIRNQLCPMCNREPDLVEADGFGDGFTRILEGSPPGTTDVCSLT from the exons ATGGAGCGCGGCGTGTTGGGGCCGGGCCGGGGTCGCTTCCTTGCCTGCGCCTGTTTCCTGACCGACAACCTCTTCGTGGAGCGCTACAGCCTCCACCTGCGCTACCTGGGCGACCCGGAGCAGCTGCGGAGGGAGTTCGGGCCG GTCCTGAGGCAGCGCGGCTGCAGGAGCGACGAGGACTTCGCGGCTGTCCTTCGAGAG GTTGAAAATGAAGTGCAGAGGAGAAAGGAATTATACCATCTATCTAGAGAAAGAAAAGCCATCATCTCTCAGAATTACAGACCAAAGCACCCACAGCTGTATATTTTACAG GAATCATTTTTTAACCCAGAATTTTTAGAAACCATCAAGTACTGCACATCCCAAAATGCTGATCTTCAGGGTCTCTTGCGCCATGTGGAATTCTTATCAG ATAAGAGGATCTACCGGTTGCCAATATTCACCAAGGAATTCTGCGAAGCTTTTGTTGAGGAATTGGAACATTTCGAACAGTCGGAGATGCCCAAGGGGAGACCCAATTCTATGAATCACTACGGG GTGCTTTTGAATGAACTTGGACTAGATGAAACTTTTCTTACACCTCTGCGGGAGAAATATTTGCAGCCCCTGACCGCACTGCTTTACCCAGACTGTGGAGGGAGCTGCTTGGATAGCCACAAAGCTTTTGTGGTGAAATATGCAGTGCGTGAAGATTTAGATTTGCAGACTCACTACGACAACGCGGAAGTGACACTCAATGTTTGCCTGGGGAAAGAGTTCACTGAAGGGAGCCTTTATTTTGCAGAATTTAAACAG GACGCCAAGCCCGTGCCAAATTACCTTGAGGTCGAACACCTGCTTTTCCATGGATTGTTGCATCGCGGAGGGCAGCTCCACGGGGCACTGCCCATTGCCTCCGGCGAACGCAGGAACCTGATTATCTGGATGCGATCATCCGCTATCCGTAACCAGCTTTGTCCCATGTGCAATAGAGAACCTGACCTTGTTGAAGCAGATGGATTTGGGGACGGGTTCACTCGGATTTTGGAGGGCAGCCCACCTGGGACCACAGATGTGTGCTCGTTAACGTAG